From Burkholderia cenocepacia, the proteins below share one genomic window:
- the hutH gene encoding histidine ammonia-lyase yields the protein MTVFRAARPLDWRQVAAVAAGEPLALADETRARVVAARELVDEIVARGIRAYGVNTGVGALCDVIVSPAQQSTLSHNILMSHAVGVGMPLGAAETRAIIAAAINNYAHGHSGVRADVVDQLVALLEHDCLPEVPAHGSVGYLTHMAHVALVCVGHGHARHRGERIRGDEALRRIGREPLVLGAKEGLSLVNGTPCVTGLAALALARAERLLDWADWIAAMSFENLGGQLAAFDPASLALRISPGIGQVGARLRALLADSGMLAAASGRHTQDPLSLRTIPHVHGAARDVFDVTAEVVDRELASVTDNPIVAGTREAPAVHSQAHAVGAGIALAMDSLASAMAQVAAIAERRLDRLVNPLVSGLPAFLATPGGSCSGFMIAQYTAVALVAQNQRLAAPASLDGGITSGLQEDHLCHATPAALKALDIIENTTRVLAIELLAAAQAYDLQPGETGRAASTDALWRHVRERAPAYHDDRPLADDIAIAAGIVAGVPPSLR from the coding sequence ATGACCGTATTCCGTGCGGCGCGGCCGCTCGACTGGCGACAGGTTGCGGCGGTGGCGGCCGGCGAGCCGCTGGCATTGGCCGACGAGACGCGCGCGCGGGTCGTGGCCGCTCGCGAACTCGTCGACGAGATCGTCGCGCGCGGGATTCGCGCCTACGGCGTCAATACCGGCGTCGGCGCGCTGTGCGACGTGATCGTGTCGCCGGCCCAGCAGAGCACGTTGTCGCACAACATCCTGATGAGTCACGCGGTGGGCGTCGGCATGCCGCTCGGCGCGGCCGAAACGCGCGCGATCATCGCGGCCGCGATCAACAACTATGCGCACGGGCATTCGGGCGTGCGTGCCGACGTCGTCGACCAGCTCGTCGCGCTGCTCGAGCACGATTGCCTTCCCGAAGTGCCGGCGCACGGCTCGGTCGGATACCTGACCCACATGGCGCACGTCGCGCTCGTCTGCGTCGGGCACGGCCATGCGCGCCATCGCGGCGAACGCATACGCGGCGACGAGGCGCTGCGGCGCATCGGCCGCGAACCGCTCGTCCTCGGTGCGAAGGAAGGGTTGAGCCTCGTCAACGGGACGCCGTGCGTCACGGGGCTGGCGGCGCTCGCGCTGGCCCGCGCGGAACGGTTGCTCGACTGGGCCGACTGGATTGCGGCGATGAGCTTCGAGAACCTCGGCGGGCAACTCGCCGCATTCGATCCGGCTTCGCTCGCGCTGCGGATTTCCCCCGGTATCGGGCAGGTCGGCGCCCGTTTGCGTGCGCTGCTGGCGGACAGCGGCATGCTTGCCGCGGCGAGCGGCCGACATACGCAGGACCCGCTCAGCCTGCGCACGATTCCGCACGTGCATGGCGCGGCGCGCGACGTGTTCGACGTCACGGCGGAGGTCGTCGATCGCGAACTCGCATCGGTCACCGACAATCCGATCGTCGCCGGCACGCGCGAGGCGCCGGCCGTACATTCGCAGGCGCATGCGGTCGGCGCCGGCATCGCGCTCGCGATGGACAGCCTCGCGAGCGCGATGGCGCAGGTCGCGGCGATCGCCGAGCGGCGGCTCGACCGACTCGTGAATCCGCTCGTCAGCGGGCTGCCGGCGTTTCTTGCCACGCCGGGCGGCAGCTGTTCGGGTTTCATGATCGCGCAGTACACGGCGGTCGCGCTGGTCGCGCAGAATCAGCGGCTCGCGGCGCCGGCGAGCCTCGACGGCGGCATCACGTCGGGGCTGCAGGAAGATCACCTGTGTCATGCGACGCCGGCCGCGCTGAAAGCGCTCGACATCATCGAGAACACGACGCGCGTGCTCGCGATCGAGCTGCTGGCCGCCGCGCAGGCGTACGATCTGCAGCCGGGCGAAACGGGGCGCGCCGCATCGACCGACGCGCTGTGGCGACACGTGCGCGAACGTGCGCCGGCGTATCACGACGACCGGCCGCTGGCGGACGATATCGCGATCGCGGCCGGCATCGTCGCCGGTGTGCCGCCGTCGTTGCGATGA